Proteins from a single region of Bacillus carboniphilus:
- a CDS encoding HAD family hydrolase: MDTAVFLDRDGVINEVLTKRVKFVNKPSDLHLLPGVEEAILHLNQSGLKVFVVTNQGGVGLGYMKEATLHKVHDTLLEKLGKVEATVDDIAYCHHKPHEGCACRKPEPGMLLKLAEKHAIDLSKSYMVGDRDVDIIAGKRAGCTTILVGTEKAEADKRFKDLLEASKWIVEDFQASDKK; encoded by the coding sequence ATGGATACAGCAGTTTTTTTAGATCGGGATGGTGTCATTAACGAGGTCTTGACCAAGCGGGTCAAGTTTGTGAATAAACCGTCAGACTTACATTTGCTACCTGGAGTTGAAGAGGCAATTTTACATTTAAATCAGTCAGGATTGAAAGTGTTTGTTGTTACGAATCAAGGAGGAGTCGGGCTTGGTTATATGAAGGAAGCTACTCTTCATAAAGTCCATGACACTCTTTTAGAAAAATTAGGCAAAGTAGAAGCGACGGTAGACGATATTGCTTATTGTCATCATAAGCCCCATGAAGGGTGTGCGTGTAGAAAGCCTGAGCCAGGTATGCTATTAAAGTTAGCCGAAAAGCACGCTATTGATTTATCCAAAAGCTATATGGTTGGGGACCGAGATGTTGATATCATCGCAGGAAAAAGAGCAGGGTGTACAACCATTTTAGTGGGAACAGAAAAGGCGGAGGCGGATAAGAGGTTTAAAGATTTGTTAGAAGCATCTAAATGGATTGTGGAGGACTTTCAAGCTTCCGACAAAAAGTAA
- a CDS encoding alanine/glycine:cation symporter family protein, with translation MAEIWNWISVTFPSWLNGVLWSAPVIYICLGVGVVFTILTRFLQVRLIKDMVRQLFRGKSSDAGISSFQAFAVSLSGRVGTGNIAGTATAIGFGGPGAVFWMWAIAFLGSATAFVESTLAQIYKEKQDGQYRGGPAYYIEKGIGWKWYGVLFAIATVLALSFLMPGVQAFEIASSMNTAFGIAPWVTGAALILVLALIIFGGVKRIAGVAQVVVPFMAIGYVLVSLIIILFNVAELPGVFALIFNSAFGADAAFGGIIGAAIAWGVKRGIYSNEAGQGTGPHAAGAAEVSHPAKQGLVQAFSVYVDTWLVCSATAFMILFTGMYNTEAPDGTMIYSNLEGVEAGSGYTQAAVESVLPGFGAGFVAISLLFFAFTTIMAYYYMAETNIAYLVRNRFNNVAMFILKVVLLGAVFFSCVKEARSAWAFGDIGLGLMVWLNVIAILILAKPALAALKDYEAQKKQGIDPVFDPIKLGIKNADYWVERNKDKEEV, from the coding sequence ATGGCAGAAATTTGGAATTGGATATCGGTTACCTTTCCGTCCTGGTTAAACGGAGTCCTTTGGAGTGCACCCGTGATCTACATATGTTTAGGTGTGGGCGTTGTATTTACGATTTTAACTCGTTTTCTTCAAGTCCGATTGATTAAGGATATGGTTCGGCAACTGTTTAGGGGGAAAAGCTCGGATGCTGGTATTTCATCCTTTCAAGCTTTCGCTGTTTCCCTATCTGGACGTGTTGGAACCGGTAATATTGCTGGAACCGCAACCGCGATAGGATTTGGCGGCCCAGGTGCTGTGTTTTGGATGTGGGCGATTGCCTTTTTAGGATCAGCCACTGCTTTCGTTGAGTCTACCTTGGCTCAAATATACAAAGAGAAGCAAGATGGTCAATATCGGGGCGGACCTGCCTATTATATTGAAAAAGGAATCGGCTGGAAATGGTATGGGGTTTTATTTGCGATTGCCACAGTGTTAGCACTTAGTTTTCTCATGCCAGGGGTGCAAGCTTTTGAAATTGCCTCAAGTATGAACACGGCTTTTGGCATTGCTCCATGGGTTACAGGGGCGGCCCTCATTCTAGTATTAGCTCTTATTATCTTTGGGGGAGTTAAGCGAATTGCAGGTGTAGCACAGGTTGTTGTACCTTTTATGGCTATTGGATATGTACTCGTTTCTTTAATCATCATTCTCTTTAATGTAGCTGAGTTACCTGGGGTATTTGCTTTAATTTTTAACAGTGCTTTTGGTGCAGACGCTGCGTTTGGAGGAATTATCGGTGCAGCCATAGCTTGGGGAGTTAAACGTGGAATCTACTCCAATGAAGCTGGTCAAGGTACGGGGCCACATGCTGCAGGTGCAGCAGAAGTGTCTCACCCTGCCAAACAAGGTTTAGTTCAAGCTTTCTCAGTTTATGTCGATACTTGGTTAGTATGTTCTGCAACTGCCTTTATGATTTTATTCACAGGCATGTATAATACCGAAGCACCTGATGGAACGATGATTTATTCGAACCTAGAGGGTGTAGAAGCTGGATCTGGTTATACACAGGCTGCTGTTGAGTCCGTATTACCTGGATTTGGTGCAGGCTTTGTTGCGATTTCCCTCCTTTTCTTTGCCTTTACAACAATTATGGCTTACTACTATATGGCCGAAACAAACATTGCTTACCTCGTTCGAAATCGATTTAACAATGTGGCAATGTTTATCTTAAAAGTTGTGCTGTTAGGCGCCGTATTCTTTAGCTGTGTGAAGGAAGCGAGAAGTGCCTGGGCATTTGGTGATATTGGATTAGGACTGATGGTTTGGCTAAACGTCATTGCAATCCTCATTCTTGCAAAGCCTGCATTAGCCGCTTTGAAGGATTATGAAGCACAAAAAAAGCAAGGAATCGACCCTGTCTTTGACCCTATTAAACTAGGAATCAAAAATGCAGATTATTGGGTGGAGAGAAATAAGGATAAAGAAGAAGTTTAA
- a CDS encoding chromate transporter encodes MSQKKDVSFKSLLEILLVSTRLGLTSFGGPVAHLGYFHEEYVRRRKWMDEKAYADLVALCQFLPGPASSQVGIGIGVMRAGVIGGILAFIGFTLPSVIALIAFAIIVQGLDVADASWIHGLKIVAVAVVAHAIIGMAQKLTPDLQRKTLALLALVITLLWQTAFTQVGVILLAGFIGYLIYKEHETEMGQKYNFPISKKFGAICFTLFFGLLIVLPILREVTALDWLALFDSFYRSGSLVFGGGHVVLPLLEREFVPTGWLSEEAFLAGYGAAQAVPGPLFTFAAYIGAVIGGWKGGLLATFAIFLPAFLLILGSLPFWNALRTNPKIKGALMGVNAAVVGILISAFYHPIWTSSILGPVDFAFAAVLFSMLVYWKLPPWIVVLTGALGGLLIGML; translated from the coding sequence GTGAGTCAAAAAAAGGACGTAAGCTTCAAGTCTCTTCTTGAGATTTTATTAGTTTCCACAAGGTTAGGTCTGACATCATTTGGAGGTCCTGTTGCTCATCTTGGATACTTCCATGAGGAGTATGTAAGAAGAAGGAAATGGATGGATGAAAAGGCTTATGCTGATTTAGTAGCACTGTGTCAGTTTTTACCAGGTCCAGCGAGTAGCCAGGTTGGAATTGGGATCGGCGTTATGAGAGCTGGTGTTATCGGTGGAATTTTAGCTTTTATTGGTTTTACACTGCCGTCAGTTATTGCACTAATCGCTTTTGCAATTATTGTACAAGGCTTAGATGTGGCTGATGCAAGCTGGATCCATGGGCTAAAGATTGTGGCTGTTGCAGTAGTAGCACATGCCATTATAGGGATGGCACAAAAGTTAACGCCTGACCTTCAGAGAAAAACGTTAGCTTTATTAGCACTAGTCATTACCCTGTTATGGCAAACTGCCTTTACACAAGTAGGAGTTATCCTTTTAGCAGGATTTATTGGTTACTTAATTTATAAAGAACACGAAACTGAGATGGGACAAAAATATAACTTTCCCATTTCGAAGAAGTTTGGTGCTATATGCTTTACTTTATTTTTTGGACTTTTGATTGTCTTACCAATACTAAGAGAAGTTACAGCCTTAGATTGGCTTGCCCTATTTGACAGTTTTTATCGTTCAGGGTCCCTAGTTTTTGGTGGGGGGCATGTTGTATTACCACTATTAGAAAGAGAATTTGTCCCAACAGGCTGGTTGAGTGAGGAAGCCTTCTTAGCTGGATATGGTGCTGCTCAGGCTGTTCCTGGCCCATTATTTACTTTTGCAGCCTACATAGGAGCTGTAATTGGCGGATGGAAAGGTGGATTACTTGCTACTTTTGCCATTTTCCTACCTGCGTTCTTGCTAATCTTAGGATCTTTACCATTTTGGAATGCATTGCGTACGAACCCGAAAATTAAGGGGGCTTTAATGGGTGTAAATGCTGCTGTTGTTGGGATCCTTATTTCAGCTTTCTATCATCCAATCTGGACGAGTTCAATCCTAGGTCCAGTAGATTTTGCTTTTGCAGCTGTCCTCTTTAGTATGTTAGTTTATTGGAAATTGCCACCTTGGATTGTTGTGTTAACAGGAGCACTTGGTGGTTTATTAATCGGTATGTTGTAA
- a CDS encoding VOC family protein, translating to MSIKTKGLAVIQWPVSNVEKSVAWYQKVLGVSLTFPFQPGDQEAWLNLGNAGFGLIQCEEIPTLEFIDTYNKVQPIVQFQVENIHEVYEELQNKGVNTGDMVYKEEGGYSFTFYDLDGHAASLWGGWPSENE from the coding sequence ATGTCTATTAAAACAAAAGGGTTGGCTGTCATCCAATGGCCCGTTAGTAATGTAGAAAAATCAGTGGCTTGGTACCAAAAGGTATTGGGGGTTTCTCTAACCTTCCCTTTTCAACCTGGAGACCAGGAAGCATGGCTGAACTTAGGGAATGCTGGATTTGGTTTGATTCAATGTGAGGAAATTCCCACACTAGAATTTATCGATACATACAATAAAGTCCAGCCTATCGTCCAATTCCAAGTTGAAAATATTCATGAGGTGTATGAGGAGCTTCAGAATAAAGGGGTCAATACCGGAGATATGGTGTACAAAGAAGAAGGTGGTTACAGCTTTACTTTCTACGATCTTGATGGTCATGCAGCGAGCCTTTGGGGAGGCTGGCCTTCTGAAAACGAATAG
- a CDS encoding DUF6944 family repetitive protein, giving the protein MDSQLKQLYGSWIQAIGTIVAAIGSTPNKYVTKEFLDALELWGNVLQATGNALEADGGGEELEVLGNEIQAIGNVTVVAGLVLHVEKNVGQRLEITGNWLQALGGGVALGAELDEERTPSSAYIINGNLLQSIGNSMQAISGIYELREDGGFQTHPKIDSQTLEVSGSWIQAVGSVLTLIGQIKES; this is encoded by the coding sequence ATGGACTCACAGCTTAAACAATTATATGGATCGTGGATTCAAGCAATCGGTACTATTGTAGCTGCAATAGGGAGTACCCCAAATAAATATGTAACCAAGGAGTTCCTTGATGCTCTAGAACTGTGGGGGAATGTGCTTCAAGCGACAGGAAATGCATTAGAAGCCGATGGTGGTGGAGAAGAGCTAGAAGTGCTTGGTAATGAAATTCAAGCTATTGGAAATGTTACAGTTGTTGCAGGTTTAGTCTTACATGTTGAGAAAAATGTGGGGCAGAGGTTAGAGATTACTGGAAATTGGCTTCAGGCACTGGGTGGAGGAGTCGCATTAGGTGCTGAGTTGGACGAGGAAAGGACCCCTAGTAGTGCTTATATTATAAATGGGAATTTACTACAATCAATCGGCAATTCAATGCAGGCCATAAGCGGTATATATGAGCTAAGAGAAGACGGGGGGTTCCAAACACATCCCAAAATTGACAGTCAAACCCTAGAGGTAAGTGGTAGCTGGATTCAAGCAGTAGGTTCTGTACTTACCTTAATCGGTCAAATAAAAGAAAGTTGA
- a CDS encoding collagen-like protein encodes MGHDKEYYKKKYKLYKQRYATYKEIIENNQIQSETSNQESSSSSSDEETATVPKSMPNEGGVQPLQNEVILQPLQGERGPQGVAGEQGPPGPQGERGPQGVQGERGPQGPQGIQGPPGPQGERGSQGPPGETGQQGPKGEPGPPGPQGERGPQGLQGDIGPQGPKGEQGPPGPPGEKGPQGLKGDRGPEGPVGPQGPKGDRGPQGAPGVQGPPGPQGERGLPGPQGERGARGPQGVQGPPGPQGERGPKGEKGERGPEGPRGPVGPQGPQGERGIQGPKGEKGDQGLQGPPGEQGPQGPRGERGPEGPQGPQGLQGPPGEEGPPGPRGPQGPQGEQGIPGGLIAFGSIYRNAIRSIVPGIGSRLEFNTRGKRSFNSTADLSTHTVGVHSEGYYEITVSITVDVRANEGATFYVARNNSDDLYEMSTLQIYNMAPSGSMSLTLNKVFQAELEANDALSVMVSDIVGTPSYSFASFTVKRIH; translated from the coding sequence TTGGGTCACGATAAGGAGTATTATAAAAAGAAATATAAGCTTTATAAACAAAGATATGCCACATATAAAGAGATCATTGAAAATAACCAGATTCAAAGTGAAACAAGTAACCAGGAATCTTCTAGCTCATCTTCTGATGAAGAAACTGCCACAGTTCCAAAGAGTATGCCAAATGAAGGCGGGGTACAACCTTTACAAAATGAAGTGATTTTACAACCTTTACAAGGGGAACGTGGTCCTCAAGGTGTAGCAGGTGAACAAGGCCCACCAGGACCACAAGGAGAACGCGGACCTCAAGGAGTACAAGGAGAGCGTGGTCCCCAAGGACCTCAAGGAATTCAAGGTCCACCAGGTCCACAGGGAGAAAGAGGCTCCCAAGGACCACCGGGTGAGACTGGTCAGCAAGGTCCTAAAGGAGAACCAGGTCCACCAGGTCCACAAGGAGAGAGAGGACCACAAGGACTTCAAGGAGACATAGGTCCACAGGGCCCTAAGGGAGAGCAAGGGCCACCAGGACCACCGGGAGAAAAAGGACCTCAAGGTTTAAAAGGTGACAGAGGTCCAGAGGGGCCAGTAGGTCCACAGGGTCCTAAAGGAGATCGAGGTCCACAAGGGGCACCAGGTGTGCAAGGGCCGCCGGGACCACAAGGAGAACGCGGTTTACCAGGACCCCAAGGGGAGCGAGGAGCTCGAGGACCGCAGGGTGTGCAAGGGCCACCAGGACCACAAGGGGAACGCGGACCTAAAGGTGAAAAAGGAGAACGCGGTCCAGAGGGGCCAAGAGGTCCAGTAGGTCCACAAGGTCCACAAGGAGAAAGAGGGATCCAAGGACCAAAAGGTGAAAAAGGGGATCAAGGATTGCAAGGTCCACCGGGAGAACAAGGTCCACAAGGTCCAAGAGGAGAGCGGGGACCAGAGGGACCACAAGGACCTCAAGGGTTACAAGGTCCACCTGGAGAAGAAGGACCACCTGGACCAAGAGGACCACAGGGGCCACAAGGAGAACAGGGTATACCAGGTGGCCTTATAGCATTTGGTTCCATTTATAGAAATGCAATCAGAAGTATTGTTCCAGGAATTGGTAGTCGGTTAGAGTTTAATACTCGTGGAAAAAGGTCTTTTAACTCAACAGCTGATTTGTCAACGCACACGGTAGGTGTTCATTCAGAAGGGTACTACGAAATCACGGTGTCCATTACTGTAGATGTACGTGCTAATGAAGGAGCAACCTTTTATGTTGCACGGAATAACAGTGATGATTTGTACGAAATGTCAACATTACAAATCTATAATATGGCTCCTTCAGGAAGCATGTCCCTTACATTGAATAAAGTTTTTCAAGCAGAACTTGAGGCGAATGATGCTCTATCGGTAATGGTTTCAGATATTGTAGGAACACCAAGTTATAGCTTTGCATCTTTTACGGTTAAGCGCATCCATTAG
- a CDS encoding M55 family metallopeptidase: MRIYIVADGEGISGVVSSEEMHHEGSQWQWFRKMMTNDVNVAIQGAFEAGATEVIVNDAHWDSLNLIYEEIDPRAEIIRGSGKRLSMIDGVEGADGVFFIGMHAKVGHSHGLANETFFGPEMYEMRINGTAVGEVELFGAIAGHFNIPVLMVSGDDCLACEVKESIGDIETAVVKYAINRFAARCLSMERAHQEIKEKAIRAVKRSKEIKPFQIEGPVEMEVEFTSTAECFKASLVPGSYMKSPRTIAYKGENILEAWKGIYACMLLGATAFDKYYG; the protein is encoded by the coding sequence GTGAGAATATACATAGTTGCTGATGGAGAAGGAATTTCAGGAGTTGTTAGTTCAGAAGAAATGCACCATGAAGGTAGCCAGTGGCAGTGGTTTCGCAAAATGATGACGAATGATGTGAATGTGGCTATTCAAGGTGCGTTTGAAGCAGGAGCAACAGAAGTAATTGTAAATGATGCCCATTGGGATAGTTTAAATCTTATTTATGAAGAAATAGACCCAAGAGCTGAAATAATCCGAGGCTCAGGTAAACGTCTAAGCATGATTGATGGAGTAGAAGGAGCAGACGGCGTCTTTTTTATAGGAATGCATGCGAAAGTGGGGCATTCCCATGGATTGGCCAATGAGACATTCTTTGGTCCAGAAATGTATGAGATGCGAATTAATGGAACGGCTGTTGGAGAGGTTGAACTTTTCGGTGCTATTGCTGGTCATTTCAATATTCCTGTCCTCATGGTGTCTGGTGATGACTGCTTAGCGTGTGAAGTAAAAGAATCAATTGGGGATATTGAAACAGCGGTAGTGAAGTATGCCATTAACCGTTTTGCGGCCCGATGCCTTTCTATGGAGAGAGCTCATCAGGAAATTAAAGAAAAAGCCATTCGTGCAGTAAAACGTTCCAAAGAAATAAAACCATTTCAAATAGAAGGTCCAGTGGAAATGGAAGTAGAATTTACATCAACAGCTGAATGCTTTAAAGCAAGCTTAGTTCCAGGTTCATATATGAAATCACCTAGGACCATTGCGTATAAAGGAGAAAATATATTAGAAGCATGGAAAGGAATCTATGCTTGTATGCTCCTGGGGGCAACTGCATTTGATAAATATTATGGGTAA
- a CDS encoding kanamycin nucleotidyltransferase C-terminal domain-containing protein: MTVINGEILSFPNATTREEKLKIIEEIKNRLLMQHGEQIIAIGVYGSIGLGKEGPYSDIEMHVVTEDGYTFSGKEFIFPPFKIEIGVDQKSELLEEAQKVHDGWAIKAGVYHHVMRIYDPHDFFGELKKAASNIPVEDFHFVMREFMIWEPYETMGKIRNNVKSGNLNYLSLGAMDIAWQTAKLIGLANQKFYSTRARTYEESLQMKSRPKGYDDLITLVMKGDLLDKEKLYRLCELLWTGLNEWFLELGITYKENTLPL; the protein is encoded by the coding sequence ATGACGGTTATTAATGGGGAAATACTTTCTTTTCCAAATGCAACAACAAGAGAAGAAAAGCTAAAAATCATTGAAGAAATTAAGAATAGGTTACTCATGCAACATGGTGAGCAAATTATAGCAATTGGGGTGTATGGTTCTATCGGTTTAGGCAAAGAGGGTCCATACTCTGATATTGAAATGCATGTTGTAACAGAGGATGGATACACATTCAGTGGAAAAGAGTTTATCTTTCCTCCTTTCAAAATAGAAATAGGAGTTGACCAGAAGAGTGAACTCCTAGAAGAAGCCCAAAAGGTTCATGATGGCTGGGCTATTAAAGCTGGAGTCTATCATCACGTAATGAGAATATATGACCCACATGATTTCTTTGGGGAATTAAAAAAGGCTGCTTCCAATATTCCTGTTGAAGATTTTCATTTTGTCATGAGGGAATTTATGATTTGGGAACCATATGAAACAATGGGTAAGATTCGAAACAATGTTAAGAGTGGTAACTTAAACTATCTTTCTCTTGGGGCTATGGATATAGCTTGGCAAACAGCTAAACTAATTGGCCTAGCTAATCAGAAGTTTTACAGCACAAGAGCAAGAACGTATGAAGAATCCTTACAAATGAAATCAAGACCTAAAGGATACGATGACTTAATCACTCTTGTCATGAAAGGCGATTTACTAGATAAGGAGAAGCTATACCGTCTTTGTGAATTGTTATGGACAGGTCTTAATGAATGGTTTTTGGAACTTGGCATTACCTATAAAGAGAATACATTACCACTATAA
- a CDS encoding DUF4349 domain-containing protein — MKKILGVILFGIFLLAGCSANDRKATESASDSGREYSAEEKASADYDYAGDGEAAPTQDDASSPASERMVMYNAQMIMAVEEVPQTISEIEQKTKSFQGYVVESSTYEYEKGINGHMTVRIPSGDLTAFLQQMEDMSDKVIQKTIEGQDVTEEYIDLESRLRAKRALETRLLDLLNQAETTEDLLKISDDLARVQEDIEQLEGRKKYIENRTDFAQVNLTIEDSSVYIPEVTKGEELQTGNKIKQAFANSINMIMGFFSGLLVFMIGYSPIFVLLGIPIVVIWFIMKKKNNHSSGSDDD, encoded by the coding sequence ATGAAAAAAATTCTAGGGGTCATTTTGTTTGGAATTTTTCTGCTAGCAGGCTGTAGTGCTAACGATCGAAAAGCTACAGAATCAGCCAGCGATAGTGGCAGGGAATATTCAGCAGAAGAGAAAGCAAGTGCTGACTATGATTACGCAGGAGATGGTGAGGCAGCTCCAACTCAAGACGACGCTTCTTCCCCCGCCTCAGAGCGCATGGTCATGTATAATGCCCAAATGATTATGGCAGTGGAAGAGGTTCCTCAAACCATTAGTGAGATCGAGCAAAAAACAAAATCATTTCAAGGATATGTCGTAGAGTCCTCTACCTATGAATATGAAAAGGGGATAAATGGACATATGACTGTCCGCATTCCGAGTGGCGACTTAACTGCATTTCTTCAACAAATGGAAGACATGAGTGATAAGGTGATTCAAAAAACAATTGAAGGGCAAGACGTAACAGAAGAATATATTGATTTGGAGTCAAGACTAAGAGCAAAACGTGCACTGGAAACCCGATTACTTGACTTACTGAATCAAGCAGAAACAACAGAAGACCTTCTCAAAATCTCAGATGACCTGGCCAGAGTACAGGAAGATATCGAGCAGCTTGAAGGAAGAAAAAAATATATTGAAAATCGAACCGATTTTGCCCAGGTGAATTTAACAATAGAAGATTCATCAGTATATATTCCGGAAGTCACAAAAGGGGAGGAGCTACAAACCGGAAATAAAATAAAGCAGGCATTTGCAAATTCAATCAATATGATTATGGGATTCTTCTCAGGCTTATTAGTATTTATGATTGGATATTCGCCTATTTTTGTGTTACTAGGTATACCAATCGTTGTTATTTGGTTCATTATGAAAAAGAAAAATAACCATTCGTCTGGGTCTGATGACGACTAA
- a CDS encoding alpha/beta-type small acid-soluble spore protein, translating to MAGQRSNNSNNLVVPGVQAALDQMKYEIAQEFGVQLGPDTTSRANGSVGGEITKRLVQMAEQQLGGSR from the coding sequence ATGGCGGGGCAACGTAGCAATAACTCAAACAATCTAGTAGTGCCTGGTGTTCAAGCTGCACTTGACCAAATGAAGTATGAAATTGCTCAAGAGTTCGGTGTTCAACTTGGCCCAGATACAACATCACGTGCTAACGGTTCTGTAGGTGGTGAGATCACAAAACGATTAGTTCAAATGGCTGAACAACAATTAGGCGGATCTCGTTAA
- a CDS encoding PadR family transcriptional regulator: MEDKIVRKLFLGFIQIHILHHAKEHPIFGLWMLEELKEHGYQISAGTLYPILHSMEKDGLLLKKEEKVEGKIRKYYSTTEKGNHVLEEARRKAYELFKEIKE, translated from the coding sequence TTGGAAGATAAAATCGTCCGTAAACTTTTCCTTGGTTTTATACAAATTCATATTTTACACCACGCCAAGGAGCATCCTATTTTTGGATTATGGATGTTAGAGGAGTTAAAGGAGCACGGCTACCAAATAAGTGCGGGAACTCTGTATCCAATCTTACATTCTATGGAGAAAGATGGACTTCTTTTGAAAAAAGAAGAAAAGGTAGAAGGGAAGATTCGTAAGTATTATTCAACGACTGAAAAGGGTAACCATGTGCTTGAGGAAGCCAGAAGGAAAGCCTATGAGCTTTTTAAAGAAATTAAAGAGTAA
- a CDS encoding serine hydrolase domain-containing protein, with the protein MVTINNEQLDQKIRDIQNRLQIIGLSAGIIYKEQLVWEGYYGLANINQKKYVHAQTVYRIASISKSILATALMQQYEKGKFNLNDDISDHLGFKVRNPYFPNTPITFTQLMTHTSSLQDEYVEFAIASYDSHPPSLKEILLPGGKFYKKQIWGKYEPGDSGHFTYSNLASIVVGTLVEILSGERFDLYCKKHIFEPLEMRETSFNIEDITLSELAVLYEYDPENEEFAIALDSADRDRPKKIDLSHYMPGKNGGIYNPQGGVKSTVRDLSKFLMLHMNAGVYLDKQILKPETVELMHQPFWQGTPKDSVYRKKGIHFQITEDLVEGKTVIGHSGNAYGLISGLYFNKVDELGIVFLTNGSKIEIGKLFYTIEEELASALYPV; encoded by the coding sequence ATGGTCACTATAAATAATGAACAATTAGATCAAAAGATTAGAGATATTCAAAATCGCTTACAAATCATCGGACTTTCAGCGGGTATCATCTATAAAGAACAGTTAGTATGGGAAGGGTATTACGGCTTGGCTAATATCAACCAAAAGAAATACGTCCATGCACAGACTGTTTACCGAATTGCATCTATTTCAAAATCTATTTTAGCTACTGCACTCATGCAACAATATGAGAAAGGAAAGTTTAATCTAAACGATGATATTAGTGATCATCTAGGTTTTAAAGTTCGAAATCCATATTTTCCAAATACTCCTATTACATTTACTCAGCTAATGACGCATACTTCCAGTCTCCAGGATGAGTATGTTGAATTTGCTATTGCTTCTTATGATAGTCATCCACCTTCATTAAAAGAGATTTTGTTACCAGGTGGGAAGTTCTACAAAAAGCAGATATGGGGAAAGTATGAACCAGGAGATTCTGGTCATTTTACTTATTCCAATTTAGCTTCCATTGTAGTTGGCACGTTAGTAGAAATATTGTCCGGTGAGCGTTTTGACCTCTATTGTAAAAAACATATTTTTGAACCTCTTGAAATGAGAGAGACTAGCTTCAATATAGAAGATATAACGCTATCGGAACTAGCCGTTTTATACGAGTATGATCCAGAAAACGAAGAATTTGCAATTGCGTTAGACAGCGCGGATAGAGATCGCCCAAAGAAAATTGACTTGTCTCACTATATGCCAGGAAAAAATGGTGGTATTTACAATCCGCAAGGCGGAGTGAAATCCACCGTCCGTGATTTATCGAAATTTTTAATGTTACATATGAATGCTGGTGTCTATTTAGACAAACAAATACTGAAGCCAGAGACAGTTGAATTGATGCACCAGCCTTTTTGGCAAGGTACTCCAAAGGATAGTGTATATAGAAAAAAAGGGATTCATTTTCAAATAACCGAAGATTTAGTGGAGGGGAAAACCGTAATTGGCCATTCTGGGAATGCCTATGGCCTTATTTCAGGTCTTTATTTTAATAAGGTAGATGAATTAGGAATTGTATTTTTAACCAATGGCTCAAAAATTGAAATAGGAAAACTCTTCTATACTATTGAGGAAGAATTGGCTTCAGCCTTATATCCAGTTTGA
- a CDS encoding M15 family metallopeptidase yields the protein MFRLVRTLIVTVFLGALGYFIYDRLIVNPLQMNDPHTAEAVVAYHTSEVVVKNPESLLVLVNKKNTLEDDFEPSELVVPNVPFGKGATEEEKYLRSEAAGVLESLFQEASQQGHHLIATSGYRSYELQEKLYQDFVNQMGLEAAEYRAAQPGNSEHQTGLTMDITSSKFNYTEYNNFGETPGGQWVAENAHHYGFIIRYPEGKEHITGYQYEPWHLRYVGTEQATYIYQNNLTFEEYKGEV from the coding sequence ATGTTTCGCCTTGTAAGAACTTTGATTGTAACAGTCTTCTTAGGAGCTTTGGGATATTTCATATATGATCGCCTAATCGTAAATCCATTGCAGATGAACGACCCTCATACTGCAGAAGCAGTCGTGGCATACCATACATCAGAAGTGGTGGTAAAGAATCCTGAAAGTTTACTTGTTTTAGTAAATAAAAAAAATACCTTAGAAGATGACTTCGAGCCATCTGAACTAGTTGTACCCAATGTTCCATTTGGTAAAGGAGCGACCGAAGAAGAGAAGTATTTACGAAGTGAAGCTGCAGGTGTATTAGAGTCCTTATTTCAGGAAGCTAGTCAACAGGGGCATCACCTCATTGCAACCTCTGGATACCGATCCTATGAACTGCAAGAGAAGCTATATCAAGACTTTGTTAATCAAATGGGATTAGAAGCTGCAGAATATAGAGCAGCTCAGCCTGGAAATAGTGAACATCAAACAGGTCTTACGATGGATATAACATCTAGCAAGTTTAACTATACAGAGTACAATAATTTTGGAGAGACCCCTGGTGGTCAGTGGGTGGCAGAAAATGCTCATCATTATGGTTTTATCATTCGATACCCTGAAGGAAAAGAACATATTACCGGCTATCAATACGAACCCTGGCATCTACGTTATGTAGGTACAGAACAAGCAACCTACATCTATCAGAATAATCTTACCTTTGAAGAATATAAGGGTGAAGTTTGA